One window of the Thermotoga sp. genome contains the following:
- the aglA gene encoding alpha-glucosidase AglA, which yields MKISIIGAGSVRFALQLVGDIAQTEELSKEGTHIYLMDVHEGRLNASYILAKKYVEELNSPIRIVKTENLDEAIEGADFIINTAYPYDPRYHDSGSQRWDEVTKVGEKHGYYRGIDSQELNMVSTYTYVLSSYPDLKLALEIAEKMKKMAPKAYLMQTANPVFEITQAVRRLTGANIVGFCHGVAGVYEVFERLGLDPKEADWQVAGVNHGIWLNRFRYRGKDAYPLLDEWIEKELSKWRPKNPWDIQMSPAAMDMYRFYGMLPIGDTVRNGTWKYHYNLETKKKWFGKFGGIDNEVERPKFHEQLRKARERLIRLAEEVRKNPAVKLSEEFPEIFRKGEMSGEQHVPFINAIANNKRVRLFLNVENQGTFKDFPDDLVMELPVWVDSKGIHREKVEPDLTHRIKIFYLWPRILRMEWNLEAFVSKDRKVLEEILIRDPRTRSYEQVVKVLDEILNLPFNEEIRRYYERF from the coding sequence ATGAAGATCTCCATCATCGGAGCGGGGAGTGTAAGATTCGCACTTCAACTTGTTGGAGACATCGCCCAGACAGAAGAACTCTCTAAAGAGGGCACACATATCTATTTGATGGATGTTCATGAAGGAAGACTCAACGCTTCTTACATTCTGGCAAAAAAGTACGTGGAAGAGTTGAACTCTCCCATTAGGATAGTGAAGACAGAAAATCTCGATGAAGCGATAGAAGGTGCAGACTTCATCATAAACACCGCCTACCCCTACGATCCAAGGTATCACGACAGCGGTTCTCAAAGATGGGACGAGGTCACAAAAGTGGGAGAAAAACATGGCTACTACAGGGGAATAGACAGTCAGGAGTTGAACATGGTCTCCACTTACACCTACGTTCTTTCGTCTTATCCCGACTTAAAACTCGCTCTTGAGATCGCAGAGAAGATGAAAAAGATGGCACCGAAGGCGTATCTGATGCAGACCGCCAACCCTGTTTTTGAGATCACCCAGGCAGTGAGAAGATTGACAGGTGCGAACATCGTGGGATTCTGCCATGGAGTCGCCGGGGTCTACGAAGTTTTTGAAAGACTCGGACTCGATCCGAAGGAAGCGGATTGGCAGGTGGCAGGAGTGAATCATGGAATCTGGCTGAACAGGTTCAGGTACAGGGGGAAGGATGCGTACCCACTCCTCGACGAGTGGATAGAGAAAGAGCTTTCGAAGTGGAGGCCGAAGAATCCCTGGGACATACAGATGTCTCCCGCTGCGATGGATATGTACAGGTTCTATGGAATGCTCCCGATAGGAGACACGGTGAGGAACGGTACCTGGAAGTACCACTACAACCTTGAGACCAAGAAGAAATGGTTTGGAAAGTTTGGTGGAATAGATAACGAGGTGGAAAGACCAAAGTTCCACGAACAACTCAGGAAAGCAAGGGAACGTCTTATAAGACTCGCAGAAGAAGTTCGGAAAAACCCGGCTGTGAAGCTTTCAGAGGAATTTCCAGAGATCTTCAGGAAAGGAGAAATGAGTGGAGAGCAGCACGTTCCTTTCATAAACGCGATAGCGAACAACAAACGTGTGAGACTCTTTTTAAACGTGGAAAACCAAGGAACGTTCAAGGATTTCCCTGACGATCTGGTGATGGAACTACCGGTCTGGGTGGACAGTAAGGGGATACACAGGGAGAAGGTGGAACCTGACCTCACACACAGGATCAAGATCTTCTATCTGTGGCCGAGGATCCTGAGAATGGAGTGGAACCTGGAGGCGTTCGTGTCAAAAGACAGGAAGGTGCTCGAGGAGATCCTCATCAGAGACCCAAGAACAAGATCCTACGAACAGGTTGTGAAAGTGCTGGATGAGATCTTGAACCTTCCTTTCAACGAAGAGATAAGAAGGTACTACGAAAGATTCTAA
- a CDS encoding GGDEF domain-containing protein, producing the protein MEKIALLVALFVISVHALSSVRGYIRKSHKFLLYSVYLLSGLGIALESYWLLVISVFFTLFTMGRFLSFLKKTATRDFLTGAFTRHFLYKEWLPKMRKAGPSDQAITLVMVDIDGFKKFNDTYGHLAGDERLKEVASVLRSSVRKNDIVVRYGGDEFLLILNTDEEDAKKVMKRIEEKLRKRDITISYGLKRWIPSEVLESALKLADSRMYGMKQSKKIRNK; encoded by the coding sequence ATGGAAAAGATCGCTTTGTTGGTTGCTTTGTTTGTGATATCCGTTCACGCCCTTTCCAGCGTGAGGGGGTACATTAGAAAATCTCACAAGTTCCTTCTGTATTCAGTCTACCTCCTATCGGGGCTGGGAATAGCCCTGGAGAGTTACTGGCTTTTGGTCATATCAGTGTTTTTCACACTTTTTACGATGGGAAGATTCCTAAGCTTTCTGAAGAAAACGGCAACTAGGGATTTTCTCACAGGTGCTTTCACCAGACACTTTCTCTACAAGGAGTGGTTACCAAAGATGCGAAAAGCAGGGCCCAGTGATCAGGCGATCACACTGGTGATGGTGGACATAGATGGGTTCAAGAAATTCAACGATACCTACGGCCACCTCGCAGGAGACGAAAGGCTCAAAGAGGTGGCGAGCGTCTTGAGATCGTCTGTGAGGAAAAACGATATCGTCGTGAGATACGGGGGAGACGAGTTTTTACTGATCTTGAACACAGATGAAGAGGATGCGAAGAAGGTGATGAAAAGAATCGAAGAAAAACTGCGAAAAAGAGATATTACCATATCTTATGGTCTCAAAAGATGGATCCCCAGCGAGGTTCTGGAGAGTGCTCTGAAACTGGCAGACAGTAGAATGTACGGGATGAAGCAATCGAAAAAAATTCGAAATAAGTGA
- a CDS encoding nucleoside kinase, whose product MRKVVLRSRLDNREIILEEGENLFRLAEEYQKYFKYKILAAKVNNRIVELFRTLDRGGELDFIDLTDQDGLRIYQRGLVFLASLAARKLNPDWRLQVLHSLGKGIYCEIYEKGRLIVPDHQQVLSIKEKMKELVEKDLPIEKRTFYKDEAREILSKEGLAKTVKLFRYRKKRTVKLYHCDGFWAYFYGYLPPSTGRIDIFDVQSYNQGIVLVHPDPKTGKLPTIHMPKLSRVFLEYARWLSVLEIEYVSDLNDIIAHGERRVAELMLLSEALHEKKISDIADEITKDKRKRLVLIAGPSSSGKTTFAKRLSLQLRVNGLKPVAISLDDYFVDREKTPRDENGNYDFDSIEALDIDLFNRHLQDLLAGKEVELPRFNFKIGKRMRGPTLKLEKDNIIIVEGIHGLNERLTASIPKEQKFKIYVSALTQLNIDDHNRVTTTDTRLIRRIVRDYKFRGHTAHDTLKMWPNVRKGEERNIFPYQEEADIMFNSALVYEIPVLRIFAEPLLVQVPEDAPEYSEALRLLKLLDFFLPITNVEDIPDKSILREFIGRSIFKY is encoded by the coding sequence GTGCGCAAAGTCGTTCTTCGCTCCAGATTGGACAACAGGGAGATCATCCTTGAAGAAGGGGAGAATCTCTTTCGATTGGCCGAGGAATATCAGAAGTATTTCAAGTACAAGATACTGGCGGCGAAAGTGAACAACCGCATAGTGGAGCTCTTCAGAACACTGGACAGAGGTGGAGAGCTCGATTTCATAGATCTCACCGACCAGGACGGGCTCAGGATATACCAGAGGGGGCTCGTCTTTCTAGCAAGTCTTGCTGCAAGAAAACTGAATCCAGACTGGAGGCTTCAGGTGCTTCACTCTCTTGGGAAAGGTATCTACTGCGAGATCTATGAAAAAGGCAGACTGATCGTTCCCGACCATCAGCAGGTCCTCTCCATTAAAGAGAAGATGAAAGAACTCGTGGAGAAGGACCTTCCCATAGAAAAGAGAACGTTCTACAAGGATGAGGCCAGAGAGATACTTTCAAAGGAAGGCCTCGCAAAAACCGTGAAACTCTTCAGGTACAGAAAGAAGAGAACCGTGAAACTCTACCACTGCGATGGATTCTGGGCTTATTTCTACGGATACCTTCCACCCAGCACCGGCAGAATAGACATCTTCGACGTTCAATCCTACAACCAAGGAATCGTGCTCGTTCACCCGGATCCGAAAACTGGAAAGCTTCCAACAATACACATGCCAAAACTCTCCCGTGTGTTTCTCGAATATGCACGCTGGCTCAGTGTTCTGGAGATCGAGTACGTATCAGATCTCAACGACATCATCGCTCATGGTGAGAGAAGGGTGGCTGAACTCATGCTTCTTTCCGAGGCACTTCACGAGAAGAAGATATCGGACATAGCAGACGAGATAACGAAGGACAAAAGAAAGCGGCTTGTCCTGATAGCAGGTCCGTCGTCGTCGGGAAAGACCACCTTTGCCAAAAGGCTCTCTCTCCAGTTGAGGGTAAATGGATTGAAGCCGGTTGCCATCTCCCTCGACGATTACTTCGTGGACAGGGAGAAAACACCTCGCGATGAGAACGGAAACTATGATTTCGACTCGATCGAAGCCCTTGACATAGACCTCTTCAACAGGCATCTCCAGGATCTTCTTGCGGGGAAAGAAGTAGAACTTCCCAGGTTCAACTTCAAGATCGGAAAGAGAATGAGAGGTCCTACCCTCAAACTCGAAAAGGACAACATCATAATCGTTGAAGGGATACACGGCCTGAACGAGCGACTGACGGCTTCCATACCAAAGGAGCAGAAGTTTAAAATATACGTGAGTGCCCTGACACAGCTGAACATAGATGATCACAACAGAGTCACAACAACGGACACGCGCCTTATCAGAAGGATCGTAAGGGACTACAAATTCCGGGGACACACCGCACACGATACGTTGAAGATGTGGCCAAACGTTAGAAAAGGAGAAGAAAGAAACATCTTCCCCTATCAGGAAGAGGCAGATATCATGTTCAACTCTGCTCTGGTGTACGAGATACCCGTGCTCAGGATATTCGCTGAACCTTTGCTCGTTCAGGTTCCAGAAGACGCACCGGAATACTCAGAAGCACTGAGACTTCTGAAACTTCTGGATTTCTTCTTGCCGATCACGAACGTAGAAGACATTCCGGACAAATCGATCTTGAGGGAGTTCATAGGAAGGAGCATCTTCAAATACTGA
- a CDS encoding DUF4941 domain-containing protein, whose protein sequence is MLSLILIFSFTASLASTLTLDATSLNFDEFLQVLVEHSNIFETTPPSTGTVGSLRYLEYNGHVLANVEDLYILDNNKLPSSGVPAETLKLFGVDYVQTDGKIRIITCCVNSIEEIGRTIVVNYEGERCFNVEEDGEMKIVAEDWLNFRGEPVAPGDVLFEKKEVEVEKTAESNGQFRILLKLRTAGGYVVEPLGERVDPFEKGTVFLVGYGDGRVIVRSFSKDLNGLDLPAYSNSLKIAKQIANEMGYRIEECPIYDIPVGVTGVVVLLRQKEDMPEFLNVIERLMKK, encoded by the coding sequence GTGCTTTCGTTGATTCTGATTTTTTCTTTCACCGCTTCTCTGGCGAGTACCTTGACGCTGGATGCAACTTCGCTGAATTTCGACGAGTTTTTGCAGGTTCTGGTGGAACACTCGAATATCTTCGAAACCACCCCACCGTCCACAGGAACGGTGGGAAGTCTCAGGTATCTGGAGTACAATGGCCACGTTCTTGCCAACGTGGAAGATCTCTACATCCTCGACAACAACAAATTACCGAGCTCAGGCGTTCCTGCAGAGACTCTGAAACTGTTTGGCGTAGACTACGTACAGACCGATGGAAAGATCAGAATAATAACATGCTGCGTGAACTCCATAGAGGAAATCGGTAGGACGATCGTTGTGAACTACGAAGGTGAAAGGTGCTTCAACGTAGAGGAAGATGGCGAAATGAAGATAGTGGCAGAAGACTGGCTCAACTTCAGAGGAGAACCTGTTGCACCCGGTGATGTGCTCTTTGAGAAAAAGGAAGTTGAGGTTGAAAAAACTGCTGAAAGTAATGGCCAATTCAGAATTTTGCTGAAGCTCAGAACAGCAGGTGGATACGTGGTGGAGCCCCTGGGAGAGCGAGTCGATCCCTTCGAAAAAGGTACGGTCTTCCTGGTAGGTTACGGTGACGGAAGGGTGATCGTGAGGAGCTTTTCCAAAGACCTGAACGGACTCGATCTTCCAGCCTACTCGAACTCCTTGAAGATAGCAAAGCAAATAGCAAACGAGATGGGTTACAGGATTGAAGAGTGTCCTATATACGATATTCCCGTTGGAGTCACCGGGGTCGTGGTTCTTCTGAGGCAAAAGGAAGACATGCCAGAATTTCTGAATGTCATTGAGAGGTTGATGAAAAAATGA
- a CDS encoding GerMN domain-containing protein — translation MKRYAFFATFLIAVVAFSTELKICYLNEELLPVVKVIEAKENPVLEIFEALSSPPSGLKSFVPQDVLRAYFFVGDYLILDLYGKKLKGMDFEAERYFLHQVLYTIFLNVKGVNNVYILVDGQKRNVLVEHVDIRFSFPREVWEKWPIH, via the coding sequence ATGAAAAGATATGCTTTTTTTGCGACTTTTTTGATAGCAGTTGTAGCCTTTTCAACAGAGCTGAAGATATGCTACCTGAACGAAGAACTTCTACCCGTTGTCAAGGTGATAGAAGCAAAGGAAAATCCTGTCCTTGAAATCTTCGAAGCGCTTTCATCGCCCCCTTCGGGATTGAAAAGCTTTGTTCCTCAGGACGTGCTGAGAGCTTACTTCTTCGTCGGAGATTATCTGATCCTAGACCTCTACGGAAAAAAATTGAAGGGAATGGACTTTGAAGCGGAGAGATATTTTCTCCACCAGGTGCTCTACACGATCTTTTTGAACGTGAAGGGCGTGAACAACGTGTACATCCTCGTGGACGGTCAGAAACGAAACGTTCTGGTGGAGCACGTGGACATCAGATTCAGCTTTCCGAGAGAGGTGTGGGAGAAGTGGCCGATACATTGA
- a CDS encoding tRNA (adenine-N1)-methyltransferase: MADTLKPGDRILLSFEDESEFLVDLEKDKKLHTHLGVIDLNEILEKRAGDLIRTSAGKKGYILKPRLIDEIMNMKRRTQIVYPKDSSFIVMMLDVKEGDRVIDTGVGSGAMCAVLARAVGSYGRVFAYERREEFAKLAERNLSNWGLVERVTIKVRDISEGFDEKDVDALFLDVPDPWNYVDRCWDALKGGGRFATVCPTTNQVQETLKRLYELPFVKVEVWESLFRSYKPVPERLRPVDRMVAHTAYMIFATKVCRKEEI, translated from the coding sequence GTGGCCGATACATTGAAACCGGGAGATAGGATCCTCCTTTCCTTTGAAGACGAAAGCGAATTCCTGGTCGATCTGGAGAAGGACAAAAAGCTACATACACACCTTGGTGTGATTGACCTCAACGAAATTCTCGAGAAAAGAGCAGGAGATCTCATAAGAACGTCGGCTGGAAAAAAAGGCTACATCTTGAAACCCAGGTTGATCGATGAGATCATGAACATGAAGCGAAGAACCCAGATCGTCTATCCAAAAGATTCATCTTTCATCGTTATGATGCTGGACGTTAAAGAAGGTGATAGAGTCATCGACACAGGTGTCGGAAGCGGTGCAATGTGCGCCGTTCTTGCAAGGGCTGTGGGGAGCTACGGAAGAGTTTTTGCCTATGAAAGGCGGGAAGAGTTCGCAAAACTCGCCGAAAGAAATCTTTCTAACTGGGGGTTGGTCGAAAGAGTTACAATAAAGGTAAGGGACATATCCGAAGGATTCGACGAGAAAGACGTGGACGCACTGTTCCTGGACGTGCCAGATCCCTGGAACTACGTGGATCGATGCTGGGATGCCCTGAAAGGTGGTGGGAGATTCGCAACTGTGTGCCCCACCACAAATCAGGTTCAGGAAACTTTGAAGAGGCTCTACGAACTTCCCTTCGTGAAAGTAGAGGTATGGGAAAGCCTCTTCAGATCTTACAAGCCTGTTCCAGAAAGGTTGAGACCTGTGGACCGAATGGTCGCACACACAGCTTACATGATATTTGCCACCAAGGTTTGTAGAAAGGAGGAAATATGA
- a CDS encoding S41 family peptidase produces the protein MKLNQLSRFIIISALALILTLLLGGSTKTDLTIEKVNKALEPFFDSLSYILNYYYEADKLDISKLIDHAIDGLVKGTGDDFSYYQDPETYRENQIEMKGEYGGLGIEVTYDTEHGAIKVVSPMYGTPAWRAGLKAGDLIITIDGTPVSKMTYMEAVNHLRGKPGTSVTIEVLRDGEKLTFTIVREKIEIKMVLYSFIETEKGRIGYVRITRFGEKADSDMKNALDKIFEKGVKGLIVDVRDNPGGYLDVALKIVSMFVDKGVILKVRNGFGEEDVYESYGNNYPNVPIVVLANEGSASASEILTGALKDLGIATVVGRKTFGKGSVQTGFPLSNGGMLFLTTAHYLTPSGKDIHKIGIEPDVVVEEKVEEELHAETREQIEIDPEKDPFIKKGLKVLLGKIK, from the coding sequence ATGAAGCTTAATCAACTTTCCAGGTTCATCATCATCAGTGCTCTGGCGTTGATTCTCACGCTTCTCCTCGGTGGATCTACTAAAACAGACCTCACCATAGAGAAAGTCAACAAGGCGCTGGAACCATTTTTCGATTCTCTTTCCTACATTCTGAACTACTACTACGAGGCAGACAAGCTGGACATCAGCAAGCTTATAGATCATGCTATAGACGGCCTTGTGAAGGGAACAGGAGATGATTTCTCCTACTATCAGGATCCGGAAACCTACCGGGAAAACCAGATAGAGATGAAGGGAGAATACGGTGGCCTGGGAATAGAGGTGACCTACGACACAGAGCACGGTGCCATAAAGGTGGTGTCTCCCATGTACGGAACACCGGCCTGGCGAGCCGGGTTGAAGGCAGGAGATCTCATCATAACAATAGACGGAACACCGGTGTCCAAGATGACGTACATGGAAGCAGTGAATCATTTGAGAGGAAAGCCGGGGACATCTGTGACGATAGAGGTTTTGAGGGATGGAGAAAAGCTCACCTTCACCATTGTCAGGGAGAAGATAGAGATAAAGATGGTGCTCTATTCGTTCATAGAAACGGAGAAGGGAAGAATTGGATATGTGAGAATAACCCGATTCGGTGAGAAGGCAGACTCGGACATGAAGAACGCCCTAGACAAGATCTTCGAAAAAGGTGTAAAAGGTCTGATCGTCGACGTGAGGGATAACCCGGGAGGGTATCTCGATGTTGCGTTGAAGATCGTCAGTATGTTCGTTGACAAGGGTGTGATTCTGAAAGTGAGAAACGGCTTTGGAGAAGAAGACGTTTACGAGTCTTACGGAAACAATTATCCGAACGTGCCGATAGTGGTTCTGGCGAACGAAGGCTCGGCCTCGGCATCTGAGATCTTAACAGGTGCTCTGAAGGACCTTGGTATCGCTACCGTAGTTGGGAGAAAGACTTTCGGCAAAGGTTCAGTCCAGACAGGATTTCCTCTGAGCAACGGCGGAATGCTCTTTTTGACCACGGCACACTATCTTACACCTTCGGGAAAGGACATACACAAAATAGGTATAGAACCAGATGTTGTGGTTGAGGAAAAGGTGGAAGAAGAGCTCCACGCAGAGACAAGAGAACAGATAGAGATAGATCCAGAAAAGGATCCGTTCATAAAGAAAGGCCTGAAAGTTCTACTCGGGAAAATAAAATGA
- a CDS encoding glycosyltransferase family 4 protein, whose product MNIGMFSDTYAPQVNGVATSIRLYKKKLMDRGHRVFVVAPSAPKDEKDVLVVKSIPFPPERQHRISIASTRKILNFARKERIQVVHSHSPFFMGFKALKVQEELKLPHVHTYHTLLPEYRHYIPKPFTPPKRMVEHFSAWFCNLVNVVIAPTEDIKAELESYGVKRPIKVLPTGIEVEKFESAEVGDLRKKLGLERKKVVLYVGRIAKEKNVDFLLRIFERLNSPDMSFVMVGDGPERKEVEKIAREKNLNLIVTGYVDHEEIPRYYKLGDVFVFASKTETQGLVLLEALAAGLPVVALKWKGVKNVLKGCEGAILLDEESEESFTRTLNEILMNLRLRKELSRKGREFVKREWSVDRFVGKLEEIYMEAIEEGPLEINASLMIKEFVKFEKLKAFFSKLEERIWR is encoded by the coding sequence ATGAATATCGGTATGTTCAGCGACACTTACGCACCCCAGGTGAACGGAGTGGCGACGTCCATAAGACTTTACAAAAAGAAATTGATGGACCGAGGGCACAGAGTGTTCGTGGTGGCACCCTCTGCACCAAAGGACGAAAAGGACGTCCTCGTGGTAAAGAGTATCCCCTTTCCTCCAGAAAGACAGCACAGAATCTCCATTGCCTCGACCAGAAAGATTCTGAATTTTGCAAGAAAGGAAAGAATTCAGGTGGTGCACAGCCATTCGCCTTTTTTCATGGGGTTCAAAGCGCTGAAGGTCCAGGAAGAGTTGAAACTCCCACACGTCCATACGTACCACACACTCCTCCCCGAGTACAGACACTACATTCCCAAACCTTTCACTCCTCCAAAAAGAATGGTTGAACACTTCAGCGCGTGGTTCTGTAACTTGGTGAACGTGGTGATCGCGCCGACTGAGGATATAAAAGCAGAACTGGAAAGTTATGGGGTAAAGAGGCCCATCAAGGTCCTTCCAACGGGAATAGAGGTCGAAAAGTTCGAATCGGCAGAGGTGGGAGATCTCAGAAAGAAGCTGGGGCTGGAAAGAAAGAAGGTGGTGCTGTACGTTGGAAGGATAGCAAAAGAAAAGAACGTGGATTTCCTTTTGAGAATCTTCGAGAGATTGAATTCTCCAGACATGAGTTTTGTGATGGTGGGAGATGGACCCGAGAGAAAAGAAGTCGAAAAGATCGCCAGAGAAAAGAACTTGAACCTCATCGTGACCGGTTACGTTGACCACGAGGAGATACCGAGGTATTACAAACTGGGAGACGTCTTCGTGTTTGCCTCGAAAACGGAAACACAGGGGCTGGTGCTTCTGGAGGCGCTGGCCGCCGGCCTTCCGGTTGTGGCACTGAAGTGGAAGGGGGTGAAAAACGTTCTCAAAGGCTGTGAGGGAGCGATTCTTCTGGATGAAGAGAGTGAAGAAAGCTTCACCAGAACTTTGAACGAAATCTTGATGAACCTTCGGCTCAGAAAAGAACTCTCCAGAAAAGGGCGAGAGTTCGTCAAAAGGGAGTGGTCCGTGGACCGCTTCGTTGGAAAGCTGGAGGAGATATACATGGAGGCGATAGAGGAAGGTCCTCTTGAGATAAACGCCTCCCTCATGATAAAGGAATTTGTGAAGTTCGAAAAGCTGAAAGCTTTCTTCTCCAAACTGGAGGAAAGGATCTGGAGGTGA
- a CDS encoding metallophosphoesterase family protein codes for MTYVVGDVHGCFLALKDLIERLPLEKDDELVFLGDYVDRGPNSKEVVEFLMELSKHYRCIFLRGNHEEMLLNCVKNHSGCDLWYFNGARSTVESFGGIDEIKKYLDFFENTIYYYEKGNFVFVHGGVRPGIPLEEQDPFDLVWIRDEFIYSENPLPGKIVVFGHTPLAEPYLSSDKIGIDTGCVYGGKLTVFRVEDRTFFQVECTSRRW; via the coding sequence ATGACGTACGTTGTGGGTGACGTGCACGGCTGCTTTCTTGCTCTAAAAGATCTCATCGAGAGACTGCCTCTGGAAAAAGACGACGAACTCGTTTTCCTTGGAGACTACGTTGACAGAGGACCAAATTCGAAAGAAGTGGTGGAATTTTTGATGGAGCTTTCTAAACATTACAGATGCATCTTTCTGAGAGGAAACCACGAAGAGATGCTTCTGAACTGTGTGAAAAATCATTCTGGATGTGATCTTTGGTACTTCAACGGGGCAAGAAGCACCGTGGAAAGTTTCGGCGGTATCGATGAAATCAAAAAGTACCTGGATTTTTTCGAAAACACTATTTACTACTACGAAAAGGGAAACTTCGTCTTTGTCCACGGCGGTGTGAGGCCAGGAATTCCCCTCGAGGAGCAGGACCCCTTTGATCTTGTGTGGATAAGAGATGAGTTCATCTACAGTGAAAATCCTCTCCCGGGAAAAATAGTGGTGTTTGGACACACCCCCCTTGCAGAACCTTACCTCTCATCGGATAAAATAGGCATAGACACAGGATGCGTTTACGGTGGGAAACTCACGGTTTTCAGGGTGGAGGACAGAACATTCTTCCAGGTGGAATGTACAAGCAGGAGATGGTAG
- the coaD gene encoding pantetheine-phosphate adenylyltransferase — MVAVYPGSFDPITLGHVDIIKRALSIFDELVVLITENPRKKCLFSLEERKELIESVLKDVDRVRIDVHRGLLVNYLKKHGIKVLVRGLRAVTDYEYELQMALANKKLYSELETVFLAASEKFSFISSSLVKEVAMYGGDVTEWVPPDVARALYEKLKEGRR; from the coding sequence GTGGTTGCGGTCTATCCTGGTTCTTTCGACCCCATAACACTCGGACATGTAGACATTATAAAGAGGGCACTGTCTATATTCGACGAGCTGGTGGTCCTCATCACCGAAAACCCAAGAAAGAAGTGCCTGTTCAGTTTGGAGGAAAGAAAAGAGCTGATAGAATCCGTTTTGAAGGATGTAGACAGGGTAAGAATAGATGTTCACAGGGGCTTGCTCGTGAATTATCTGAAGAAACATGGTATAAAAGTTCTGGTGAGGGGTCTCAGGGCGGTCACCGATTACGAGTACGAGCTTCAAATGGCCCTCGCCAACAAGAAGTTGTACAGCGAGCTGGAGACGGTTTTTCTGGCGGCAAGCGAGAAATTCTCCTTCATCTCATCGAGTCTCGTAAAAGAGGTGGCCATGTACGGGGGCGATGTGACGGAGTGGGTCCCTCCCGATGTGGCCAGGGCACTGTACGAAAAATTGAAGGAGGGAAGGCGATGA